One Ricinus communis isolate WT05 ecotype wild-type chromosome 2, ASM1957865v1, whole genome shotgun sequence DNA segment encodes these proteins:
- the LOC8284080 gene encoding uncharacterized protein sll0103 — protein MSFNDDEMIVTPQDSGSTRTPIVPGRVQLKCMNSTTAPLEESKLKVMLELTGGDSSNDRPGLDLVVVLDLSGSMEGEKIEKLKAAILFMIKKLSSIDRLSIVTFSRDARRLCPLRQITENSQKDLENLINGLHAYGAANITAGLQTGLKVLNDRRFTGGRVATIMLVSSSEQNNGDDADQILVGNVPVHTFGFGAYHEPGVLKAIAHNSIGGTFSDVQNMDNLNKAFSQCLAGLLTIVVQDLKLTVTGYKDESTIEQVAAGNYPQSKDDGVGSVTVTFGDLYSKQVAKVIVYLLLHPVSKEQCVDVLEIAYSYSINGKPFEAIPATITVRRSGTSLDQEEKPEVLTEETRLRTARMIKEARVMADDSKLDDARDKLVEAQNSLEDVVDESNPLVQTLSSELQQLLKLMKSQEIYEKQGRPFALSSETSHDRQHFALRGNMESLRLFATPCMDKYLEQAKSFDADPNKPLPSVDDDVK, from the exons ATGAGTTTCAACGATGATGAGATGATTGTTACCCCTCAAGACTCAG GGTCAACACGGACGCCAATTGTACCAGGAAGAGTACAGCTGAAATGCATGAACAGTACGACGGCACCACTTGAAGAAAGCAAACTCAAGGTGATGCTGGAGCTCACGGGTGGAGATTCCAGCAATGATAGACCCGGGTTGGATCTTGTGGTGGTCTTAGACCTCAGTGGAAGCATGGAAGGCGAGAAGATAGAAAAACTGAAAGCTGCCATACTATTTATGATCAAGAAACTTAGTTCCATTGACCGTCTGTCAATTGTAACATTCTCCAGGGACGCCAGAAGGTTGTGCCCGTTGCGTCAGATAACTGAAAATTCTCAAAAGGACCTTGAAAATTTGATCAACGGCTTACATGCTTATGGTGCAGCCAACATCACCGCTGGCCTTCAAACTGGCTTAAAAGTGCTCAATGACCGTAGATTTACCGGCGGGCGTGTGGCTACCATCATGCTTGTGTCCAGTAGTGAGCAAAACAACGGCGATGATGCTGACCAGATTTTAGTCGGAAATGTGCCCGTACACACATTCGGTTTTGGCGCTTATCACGAACCAGGG GTGCTCAAGGCTATTGCACATAATAGCATAGGAGGAACATTCTCAGATGTTCAAAATATGGACAACTTGAACAAAGCTTTTTCCCAATGTTTGGCTGGACTGCTCACAATTGTCGTTCAGGACCTGAAGCTAACGGTTACAGGATACAAAGATGAATCGACAATAGAGCAGGTAGCTGCTGGAAACTATCCACAATCCAAGGACGATGGTGTTGGCTCTGTAACTGTTACATTTGGCGATCTCTATAGTAAACAGGTGGCCAAGGTCATAGTGTACCTTCTTCTCCATCCTGTTAGTAAGGAGCAATGCGTAGATGTTCTTGAAATCGCTTACTCATATAG CATCAATGGAAAACCGTTTGAAGCCATTCCTGCAACCATTACTGTACGCCGCTCTGGGACATCACTTGATCAGGAAGAGAAGCCGGAGGTATTAACTGAGGAGACTCGTCTCCGGACTGCaagaatgataaaagaagCAAGAGTCATGGCTGATGACAGTAAACTAGACGATGCTCGAGACAAGCTGGTTGAAGCACAGAACTCCTTGGAGGATGTCGTTGATGAGTCTAATCCATTAGTTCAGACGCTGAGTTCTGAACTGCAACAACTCttaaaattgatgaaatcacaAGAAATCTATGAAAAGCAAGGGCGTCCCTTTGCACTCTCCTCTGAGACGTCCCACGATCGCCAGCATTTTGCTTTAAGAGGTAATATGGAAAGCCTACGACTATTTGCCACTCCCTGTATGGACAAATACCTTGAGCAAGCTAAGTCATTTGATGCGGATCCCAACAAACCGCTGCCCTCTGTGGATGACGATGTGAAGTAA